From a region of the Myxococcaceae bacterium JPH2 genome:
- a CDS encoding tetratricopeptide repeat protein yields MNGCQRTHGAQGVRRWVWLGLLGLGLAGCRTTGTAVKPDAPPVTKQVLEFEPVTVTADLELDRLNDEELFAGGTSAFAANDFKQAARYFGRLVDFHPNSPHRRQALYNAGLSHQRLKEWEEAWHRFSELADAAHGQDDALDAAFRVAETLYHLERFDEAATMLATIAARQDLSINRRVEAQVQQGICQLEAGKSEDAETTLRKSISTYEALQDKAEVDDYFPAQAHFFIGEIYRLHYEDVKLDPAKGSDALAHDLNYKAELLLSAQGHYLRSIRVGNGYWATASGAQIGALYENLYDNMVNSPAPAELNAEEAQVYRQELRKKVRVLLTKSINIYERTLEAAERIGSQSAFVDRTRESLEKVKKLLLADADAEGEPVPTPPNPSAPHS; encoded by the coding sequence GTGAACGGTTGTCAGAGGACACACGGGGCCCAGGGCGTCCGGCGTTGGGTATGGCTCGGCCTGCTGGGCCTGGGGCTCGCTGGCTGCCGCACCACGGGCACGGCAGTGAAGCCGGACGCGCCGCCTGTGACCAAGCAGGTCCTGGAGTTCGAGCCGGTGACGGTGACGGCGGACCTGGAGCTGGACCGCCTCAACGACGAGGAGCTCTTCGCGGGAGGCACCTCCGCCTTCGCCGCCAACGACTTCAAGCAGGCGGCGCGCTACTTCGGGCGGCTGGTGGACTTCCACCCCAACAGCCCGCATCGCCGGCAGGCGCTCTACAACGCGGGCCTGTCGCACCAGCGACTGAAGGAGTGGGAAGAAGCATGGCACCGCTTCTCCGAACTCGCGGATGCGGCCCACGGCCAGGATGACGCGCTGGACGCCGCCTTCCGCGTGGCCGAAACGCTCTATCACCTGGAGCGCTTCGACGAGGCCGCCACGATGCTGGCCACCATCGCCGCGCGTCAGGACCTGAGCATCAACCGCCGGGTGGAGGCCCAGGTCCAGCAGGGCATCTGCCAGCTTGAGGCCGGCAAGTCCGAGGACGCCGAGACCACGCTGCGCAAGTCCATCAGCACCTACGAGGCGCTGCAGGACAAGGCCGAGGTGGACGACTACTTCCCCGCCCAGGCCCACTTCTTCATCGGCGAGATTTATCGGCTGCACTACGAGGACGTGAAGCTGGACCCGGCCAAGGGCAGCGACGCGCTCGCGCACGACCTCAACTACAAGGCCGAGCTGCTGCTGTCCGCACAGGGCCACTACCTGCGCTCCATCCGCGTGGGCAACGGCTACTGGGCCACCGCCTCCGGCGCGCAGATTGGCGCGCTGTACGAGAACCTCTACGACAACATGGTGAACTCGCCGGCGCCCGCGGAGCTGAACGCCGAGGAGGCCCAGGTCTACCGCCAGGAGCTGCGCAAGAAGGTTCGCGTGCTCCTCACCAAGTCCATCAACATCTACGAGCGCACGCTGGAAGCCGCCGAGCGCATCGGCTCGCAGAGCGCGTTCGTCGACCGCACGCGCGAGAGCCTGGAGAAGGTCAAGAAGCTGCTCCTCGCGGACGCGGACGCGGAGGGCGAGCCGGTGCCCACGCCACCCAACCCATCGGCACCTCATTCCTGA
- a CDS encoding M48 family metalloprotease has protein sequence MEPLFTPEQLADIHAYHLPYYIRAAVDPFVSLGLLALMLGVLVHPLYRGASAAATGLEHRFSTLRETPVLRVLFHAMDRLWGESGWGAAILFALGVDLFIKVLYLPVDVWFSYVLEHRHGLSTYTPGAFAWDLLKGTLLGAAAVVALVIGLYGLARRVRQWWLVLGVPVAVLMLVASALDPYRARLYFDQAPLPTGTLRTRITGLMARADIAFADVVVEKTSVASRRVGAYFAGQGPTRTIVLNDVIVRELSEDEILAAVAHEAGHVNESRWPGRIASSLALLALLFAIDRLLRLAHARAWWGATRFADIRTLPLISLLLFFVIILSSPISGAFSREREREADRYGLRLTGDPQSFRRMLVKAARVNKMDPQPPRWVVLKGMSHPPIGERIADIPVP, from the coding sequence ATGGAGCCTCTCTTCACTCCTGAGCAGCTCGCGGACATTCACGCGTACCACCTGCCCTATTACATCCGGGCCGCGGTGGATCCCTTTGTCAGCCTGGGCCTGCTCGCGTTGATGCTGGGTGTGCTCGTCCACCCGCTCTACCGAGGCGCCAGCGCCGCCGCGACGGGCCTGGAACACCGCTTCAGCACACTGCGCGAGACCCCTGTCCTGCGCGTCCTCTTCCACGCCATGGACCGGCTGTGGGGTGAGTCCGGTTGGGGCGCCGCCATCCTCTTCGCCCTCGGCGTGGACCTGTTCATCAAGGTGCTCTACCTGCCGGTGGACGTCTGGTTCTCCTACGTCCTGGAGCATCGCCACGGACTGTCCACGTACACGCCCGGCGCCTTCGCCTGGGACTTGTTGAAGGGCACGTTGCTGGGCGCCGCCGCAGTGGTGGCGCTCGTCATCGGGCTGTATGGACTGGCTCGCCGCGTGCGCCAGTGGTGGCTGGTGCTCGGCGTGCCGGTGGCGGTGCTGATGCTCGTCGCCTCGGCGTTGGATCCCTACCGAGCCCGGCTCTACTTCGACCAGGCGCCCCTCCCCACCGGAACGCTGCGCACGCGCATCACGGGATTGATGGCCCGCGCGGACATCGCCTTCGCGGACGTGGTGGTGGAGAAGACCTCGGTCGCCTCTCGCCGCGTGGGCGCGTACTTCGCGGGCCAGGGCCCCACGCGAACCATCGTCCTCAACGACGTCATCGTCCGCGAACTGAGCGAGGACGAGATTCTCGCGGCGGTGGCCCACGAAGCCGGCCACGTCAACGAGAGCCGCTGGCCCGGACGGATTGCCTCGTCGCTGGCCTTGCTCGCCCTCTTGTTCGCCATCGACCGACTGCTGCGGCTTGCTCATGCACGCGCCTGGTGGGGCGCCACGCGCTTCGCCGACATCCGCACCCTCCCCCTCATCTCCCTGCTCCTCTTCTTCGTCATCATCCTGTCCAGCCCCATCTCCGGCGCCTTCTCGCGTGAGCGCGAACGCGAGGCGGACCGCTATGGCCTGCGACTGACCGGCGATCCCCAATCCTTCCGGCGGATGCTGGTGAAGGCCGCGCGGGTCAACAAGATGGACCCCCAGCCCCCTCGCTGGGTCGTCCTCAAGGGGATGAGCCATCCCCCCATCGGCGAACGAATCGCGGACATCCCTGTGCCTTGA
- a CDS encoding ArsA family ATPase: MSTTALRPALASKRVLICVGSGGVGKTTVAATLALRAAVEGRSSLVCTIDPAKRLANSLGLNALGNAEAEVPASVLEPMGVRPKASLHAMMLDMKATWDDLITRVAPPEQRERILANRFYQSLSTALAGSQEYIAMEKVWELRRRDDYELIVLDTPPTAHAMDFLDAPNRVLDFLDNEAAKWLLTPALKAGKVGLSLFNLGGSYVTRALAKFTGAEMLQELSNFMLAMSSMNEGFRERARGVRALLEDARTGFVLVTSPSPERLDEAIQFHALMKQNRMDVLALVVNRVHPLPAPSLWDEAAALAPSRRTKVEETLRELKVLAEQDLQGIALLRKACPGTPIIQVPRFGLDVHDLTALWNTGRYLLGDDVLA; encoded by the coding sequence GTGAGCACGACGGCACTCAGACCCGCGCTCGCGAGCAAGCGCGTCCTCATCTGCGTCGGCTCGGGAGGCGTGGGGAAGACCACGGTGGCGGCCACGCTCGCGCTGCGTGCGGCGGTGGAGGGGCGCTCCAGCCTGGTGTGCACCATCGACCCGGCGAAGCGACTGGCCAACTCCCTGGGGCTCAACGCGCTGGGCAACGCGGAGGCAGAGGTCCCCGCCTCGGTGCTGGAGCCCATGGGCGTGCGCCCCAAGGCCTCGCTGCACGCGATGATGCTCGACATGAAGGCCACGTGGGATGACCTCATCACCCGCGTGGCCCCGCCCGAGCAGCGCGAGCGCATCCTCGCCAATCGCTTCTACCAGTCCCTCTCCACGGCGCTGGCGGGCAGCCAGGAATACATCGCCATGGAGAAGGTCTGGGAGCTGCGCCGCCGCGACGACTACGAGCTCATCGTCCTGGACACGCCCCCCACGGCGCACGCCATGGACTTCCTCGACGCGCCCAACCGCGTGCTGGACTTCCTCGACAACGAGGCGGCGAAGTGGCTGCTCACGCCCGCGCTGAAGGCAGGCAAGGTGGGCCTGTCCCTCTTCAACCTGGGCGGCAGCTACGTGACACGCGCGCTGGCGAAGTTCACCGGCGCGGAGATGCTCCAGGAGCTGTCCAACTTCATGCTCGCCATGTCGAGCATGAATGAGGGCTTCCGCGAGCGGGCGCGCGGCGTGCGCGCGCTGCTGGAAGACGCGCGGACAGGCTTCGTGCTGGTGACAAGTCCGTCGCCGGAGCGGCTGGACGAGGCCATCCAGTTCCACGCCTTGATGAAGCAAAACCGCATGGACGTGTTGGCGCTGGTGGTCAACCGCGTCCACCCGCTGCCCGCCCCATCGCTCTGGGACGAAGCCGCCGCGCTGGCCCCCAGTCGCCGCACGAAGGTCGAGGAGACGCTGCGCGAGCTTAAGGTCCTCGCGGAGCAGGACCTGCAGGGCATTGCCCTGTTGAGGAAGGCCTGCCCCGGTACGCCCATCATCCAGGTACCCCGCTTCGGGCTGGACGTGCACGACCTCACCGCCCTGTGGAACACCGGTCGCTACCTGCTCGGCGACGACGTGCTCGCCTGA
- a CDS encoding ArsA family ATPase, translating into MAGLLDKRLWIVSGKGGVGKSTIAAALALRSARAGRRTLVCEVNTQERISGLLERPPAGPDVKRLEENLWAVDVRPQEAMREYGIMVLRFETLYKTVFENRLVRYFLRFVPSLQELVLLGKIMFHLQEKLPDGRWRYDTVVLDAPATGHAISFLSVPQVLLQTLPPGPMTREALKMRDLLVDPAVTAAVLVALPEEMPVNEAVELHAALKDKVRIRTHAAVLNQSFPERFTDGDLEALAGHPELQRVAQAHHDRAALAVLAGTKLERNLHAPVYPVPRLFVPRFGRDAVEQVMGHLEPLVTGET; encoded by the coding sequence ATGGCCGGACTGCTCGACAAACGACTGTGGATCGTCTCCGGCAAGGGAGGCGTGGGCAAGAGCACCATCGCCGCCGCGCTGGCGCTTCGCTCGGCCCGCGCGGGCCGCCGCACCCTGGTGTGCGAGGTGAACACGCAGGAGCGCATCAGCGGGCTCTTGGAGCGTCCTCCCGCGGGCCCTGACGTGAAGCGCTTGGAAGAGAACCTCTGGGCGGTGGACGTGCGTCCCCAGGAGGCCATGCGCGAGTACGGCATCATGGTCCTGCGCTTCGAGACCCTCTACAAGACGGTCTTCGAGAACCGGCTGGTGCGCTACTTCCTGCGCTTCGTCCCCTCGCTGCAGGAGCTGGTGCTGCTGGGGAAGATCATGTTCCACCTGCAGGAGAAGCTGCCGGATGGACGGTGGCGCTATGACACGGTGGTGCTGGACGCGCCGGCCACCGGCCACGCCATCTCGTTCCTGAGCGTGCCGCAGGTGCTGCTGCAGACCCTGCCGCCCGGCCCCATGACGCGCGAGGCGCTGAAGATGCGCGACCTGCTCGTGGACCCCGCGGTGACGGCGGCGGTGCTGGTGGCGCTACCCGAGGAGATGCCGGTGAACGAGGCGGTGGAGCTGCACGCCGCGCTGAAGGACAAGGTGCGCATCCGCACGCACGCGGCCGTGCTGAACCAGTCCTTTCCCGAGCGCTTCACGGACGGGGACCTGGAAGCCCTCGCGGGCCATCCAGAGTTGCAGCGCGTGGCCCAGGCGCATCATGACCGGGCGGCGCTGGCGGTGCTGGCGGGCACCAAGCTGGAGCGCAACCTGCACGCGCCCGTGTATCCGGTGCCTCGGCTCTTCGTTCCTCGCTTCGGGCGCGACGCGGTGGAGCAGGTGATGGGGCACCTGGAGCCCCTGGTGACGGGAGAGACGTGA